TCTTGATGTACTGGTGAACAACGCCGGCGCAGTGACCAGCTGGTATTCGCTGACCGAAGACGGCATCGAACGGCAATTCGCGGTCAATCACCTGGCGCCCTTCCTGCTCACCCACCTGCTCCTGCCCTACCTGCAGCGTGCCCCTCAAGGACGTGTGCTGACGGTCAGCTCAGGTTCGCACCGCCATACCCGCATCCATTGGAAAGACGTGATGTTCAGCCACCATTATGGGACTCTCAAGGCCTACAAGCAATCGAAATTAGCGAATGTCCTCTTCACCCTGGCCTTCAATCGAAGATTTAGTGCCAACTCATCTATTCGAGCTTACGCTGTCGATCCAGGATTGATCAATACCCAGATCGGCGCGAAAGACACCAACGGGTTTGTGAAATGGTTCTGGGGCAAGCGCAGCAGCCATGGCAACCCACCTGAGGTCGCTGCTGAGACCATCGTTTACCTGGCCTGCCGGTCGCATCTACCTTATCAAAACCAGTGGTATTTCAAGGAATGCCACCCCATTGATCCCAGCCGCTATGCTCAACAAGAGGAACCCGCTGAGCGCCTCTGGCAGTTATCCCTGCGACTATGCGGTCTAGATGAGAAGGATCCCAAGTCCTGAGCAGGCCAGTCATTCACTCATTATTGTGTACATCTATATAGAGGGTCAGCCTTGTAATCATCAACATACTGGGCTATAATCCTCATGGTATTTTTTCAGAAGTTAAAGAGGATTAAACTTATATGATCGATGTAAATGAACTCCGCAAAGGCGTCACCTTTGAGCAAGACAGCAGTCTGTATAAAGTGCTGGAATATTCCCACAATAAACCTGGCCGTGGCTCCGCAACCATCAAGATCAAAGCTCGTGACCTGCGTAAGGGCACGACACTGGAAATGACTTTCATTTCCGGCAACCGGGTGCAGGATGTCAGGCTTGATTATCACAATGCCCAATTCCTGTATAGCGATGACCAGTTCTATTATTTCATGAACAACCAGAATTACGAACAATATCCCATCAGCAAGGATATCGTTGGTAATATGGCGGAATACCTGAAACCGAACCTTGAGGTCAAGCTGATGTTCTTTGGCTCGGAAGCTCTGGATATGGAACTCCCGACCTCAGTGGACCTGTTGGTCACCCGCGCTGATCCCGCCATCCGCGGCGACACGGCCACAGGCGTGACCAAAAAGGTTATGACCGAGACCGGCCTTGAGGTGACTGTCCCCTCCTTCGTTGAGGAAGGCACCGTCATTCGTGTGGACACACGTAACGGGAATTACGTGACACGAGTTTAATCCAATCAAATTCCACCTTTAAGTAGAAAATCCGAATCCCCGCAAGGGGATTCATTATTAAGGCAGGAAGCTATGAGAATCCCAAGCATCGGAAAAGAATGTCCCTTTTTCTATGGCGATTATTATCGCGGGCGCGAACATGAAGAATGCCGCTTATTAACTAATGCGTCCTCCGAATGGAGCCAAAAGGACTGCCAATCTTGCCCTGTCCCGGAAATCCTGCTTGCCAACAACTGTCCGAATATGATCCTGACCGGTGAAATCAAGAAGGGCCTTCTGGGCATTGGGCGGAAAGTGGAGATCAGTGCTTACTGCAAGAAAATGCATCGGGATGTCAAGAATCCCTATATTGGCTGTGGCGAATGCCACCCCATTTTGGACCTCTTTAAGGAAGTTGAATGAACCTAACAATACTATCTGACCTGGACGACACACTACTTTCAACGAACACAGACCAGTTTTTTCCGAAATACTTCACAAGCCTCGGAAACGCACTCAATGATCTCGGTTCAAACAAATCAATTCAAAAACAGGTTTCCTTTGCTGTCAAACAAATGGAAAGCAATCAAGACCCCGGCAAACTCTTGTCAGAGATCTTCGCTGAGAATTTCTATGCGCCCATGGGAACCACCGAAGCTGCACACAAGGAAACTATCCTCGATTTCTATACAGATGAATATCCCAAGCTGAAACCTCTCACGGCCTCCCGTCCCGAGGCGCTCAAACTGGTGGAATGGTGCAAGCAGCAGCATTTTGATTTCGCAATTGCCACCAACCCCGTTTTCCCGGAGGTTGCAACCCGTGAGCGGATCTTGTGGGCTGGGTTGGAACCAGAGTCATTCCCATACTTCACCACCTACGAACACTTCCATTTCACCAAACCCCACATGACGTATTATGCTGAATGTTTG
This Chloroflexota bacterium DNA region includes the following protein-coding sequences:
- a CDS encoding SDR family NAD(P)-dependent oxidoreductase, which encodes MDIKQKKTVLITGATSGLGLAAMKGLAEEGFRLIGVARSPEKIEAAEKVLKKNFPATECRFIQTDLSSQTQIRELADQVASQLKDWDTDYLDVLVNNAGAVTSWYSLTEDGIERQFAVNHLAPFLLTHLLLPYLQRAPQGRVLTVSSGSHRHTRIHWKDVMFSHHYGTLKAYKQSKLANVLFTLAFNRRFSANSSIRAYAVDPGLINTQIGAKDTNGFVKWFWGKRSSHGNPPEVAAETIVYLACRSHLPYQNQWYFKECHPIDPSRYAQQEEPAERLWQLSLRLCGLDEKDPKS
- the efp gene encoding elongation factor P produces the protein MIDVNELRKGVTFEQDSSLYKVLEYSHNKPGRGSATIKIKARDLRKGTTLEMTFISGNRVQDVRLDYHNAQFLYSDDQFYYFMNNQNYEQYPISKDIVGNMAEYLKPNLEVKLMFFGSEALDMELPTSVDLLVTRADPAIRGDTATGVTKKVMTETGLEVTVPSFVEEGTVIRVDTRNGNYVTRV